In Palaemon carinicauda isolate YSFRI2023 chromosome 28, ASM3689809v2, whole genome shotgun sequence, a single genomic region encodes these proteins:
- the LOC137621628 gene encoding breast cancer anti-estrogen resistance protein 3 homolog isoform X5 has protein sequence MVFKERYPRAYAAYIRNEDYHKLKGVDPNPPSESGRRKTSRRPLPPDPITHPDVILRAGAGAYRRNARKREAAILSPNTIGKMSFELDVDTGEVNNAEAGELKKLLEWELSLDAGDLRSHAWYHGTIPRVRAEEVVIKEGEFLIRDCISQPGDYVLTCRWSAQTLHFVIQKTVVQPNTVYERIQYQLEDEAYDTIPDLVRAYVGGKRPITISSGARISTPVNRTAPLSFYASKYALQTAHTFSHGTLTRPINRSSEPTPRITGSTLRHQHSYSGPIGVGCTIVRSPAHSPPRMRRDTAPILPIKTRNNSTSRASDENFEGSTGALRDEERSCSNDGVIGPRPVVEQNKFASQSLPRKMTTKSFSVAPEHFANTPSDPNVSMRVDLTPTDKSIDDKVPQAPPPKPSRVPSFKVKPKKLPQANVPTSAISERIYAEIDETEEDDKKDGKKQSVEDLITPTESGDLENNGKSIECGTLTADTASNPRHSRLSEMYQPSGSDSGNGSGDSVQTSASDTRNRDSQASFGDSGSVHLEEDSVVDEEPVLFTMPEMNATTAFDLENFSTLLLSSIENKPLDGTAMNGVKNTLLESGSRVLAAHLTRADLELLNGTGDCDLGLGVTSGIELVTLPHGAQLRTDLIERTECLKFFVAVTILMSPDLNERAEIIHRWIQMAIDTKTAMGNLYGFTGLMLGLCMPEIQRLTNTWHTVRQKYTDSAFNFESKLRSTLKAMNECTNPQAPNTTIPHLLPFMLLCERNLDDIYSMHKHGSSILQWESTAADYGLQMLFTHLQEVRAVTQTLPLYRRNADHILSDSIIVDDLTLDMFRSEFHLKFLWGSTGATGDSEGRHAKFQRFITSLSERCEPPPGVS, from the exons AGCTTATAGAAGAAATGCCAGGAAGAGAGAGGCAGCTATTTTGAGTCCCAACACAATTGGCAAAATG TCGTTCGAACTCGATGTAGACACCGGCGAAGTCAACAACGCCGAAGCTGGAGAGCTGAAGAAGTTGTTGGAATGGGAGCTAAGTCTGGACGCTGGCGATCTTCGCTCTCACGCTTGGTATCACGGCACGATTCCTAGAGTGCGTGCCGAAGAAGTTGTCATCAAGGAGGGGGAGTTTCTCATTAG GGACTGCATATCTCAACCGGGCGACTATGTCCTTACGTGCCGATGGTCGGCGCAAACGCTCCATTTCGTTATACAAaag ACAGTAGTTCAACCCAACACTGTGTACGAGAGGATACAATATCAGTTGGAAGACGAAGCTTACGATACCATACCTGACTTGGTGAGGGCTTACGTGGGAGGCAAGCGACCCATCACCATTTCCTCTGGTGCTCGAATATCAACCCCCGTCAATCGTACAGCTCCACTCAGTTTTTATGCCTCTAAATACGCCCTTCAAACAGCTCACACATTCTCCCATGGCACGTTGACACGGCCAATCAATAGGTCGTCTGAACCAACACCAAG GATAACTGGAAGCACACTACGTCACCAGCATTCCTACAGTGGACCAATTGGTGTTGGTTGTACAATTGTAAGGAGTCCAGCTCACTCCCCACCTAGAATGCGAAGAGACACTGCTCCCATTTTGCCCATCAAAACTAGGAACAACAGTACTTCTAGGGCTTCTGATGAAAATTTTGAAGGTAGTACAG GTGCCTTGCGTGATGAAGAACGAAGTTGCAGCAATGATGGTGTCATTGGCCCACGTCCAGTGGTAGAGCAAAATAAATTCGCTTCTCAGTCACTACCGAGAAAAATGACCACAAAATCTTTCTCCGTGGCACCCGAGCATTTTGCAAACACGCCTTCTGACCCTAACGTTAGCATGAGAGTAGATCTCACACCCACAGACAAGTCTATTGACGACAAAGTACCCCAGGCTCCACCACCCAAACCCTCAAGGGTTCCATCCTTTAAAGTGAAACCAAAAAAATTGCCTCAGGCCAACGTACCCACTTCAGCAATATCCGAGAGAATTTATGCTGAAATCGACGAAACGGAAGAAGACGATAAGAAAGACGGCAAGAAGCAATCTGTCGAAGACCTCATAACTCCCACAGAGAGTGGAGACTTGGAAAATAATGGCAAAAGCATTGAATGCGGGACACTCACTGCAGATACAGCGTCAAATCCAAGGCACTCGCGTTTGTCAGAGATGTATCAGCCTTCTGGATCAGATTCAGGGAATGGCTCTGGGGACTCCGTACAGACTTCTGCAAGTGATACTAGAAA CCGTGACAGTCAAGCATCTTTTGGCGACAGTGGTAGCGTTCACCTAGAGGAGGATTCTGTGGTTGATGAAGAGCCAGTACTGTTCACAATGCCCGAAATGAATGCGACAACTGCATTTGACCTTGAAAATTTCAGCACTCTTCTCCTCAGCTCTATTGAAAACAAACCACTCGATGGCACAGCAATGAATGGTGTTAAAAATACCCTTTTAGAAAGTGGCTCAAG AGTTTTAGCAGCTCATCTGACAAGGGCTGACCTTGAGTTGCTGAACGGAACCGGCGATTGTGACCTGGGTCTTGGTGTTACATCTGGTATTGAACTAGTCACACTTCCCCATGGTGCTCAGTTACGGACAGACTTAATTGAAAG GACGGAGTGTTTAAAGTTCTTTGTAGCAGTCACAATTCTCATGAGCCCAGATCTGAATGAACGAGCAGAAATTATTCATCGCTGGATACAGATGGCTATTGACACAAAAACTGCGATGGGCAATCTGTATGGATTCACTGGTCTGATGCTTGGCCTTTGCATGCCTGAG ATTCAGCGGTTGACCAACACGTGGCACACAGTTCGGCAGAAGTACACCGACTCTGCATTCAATTTTGAGTCGAAACTACGGTCAACGCTGAAGGCTATGAATGAGTGTACCAACCCTCAAGCTCCAAATACAACCATTCCGCATCTCCTCCCATTCATGCTTTTATGCGAGAGAAACTTAGACGACATCTACTCCATGCACAAACat GGATCATCAATATTACAGTGGGAGAGTACAGCAGCTGATTATGGTTTGCAAATGCTCTTTACCCACCTTCAAGAAGTAAGAGCTGTAACACAAACTTTGCCTCTGTATCGTCGTAATGCAGATCACATTCTGTCAGATTCAATTATTGTAGATGACCTTACACTCGACATGTTCCGAAGCGAGTTTCACCTCAAGTTTTTGTGGGGAAGCACAGGTGCTACCGGCGACAGCGAAGGACGTCATGCAAAATTCCAGCGTTTCATTACCTCTCTGTCTGAAAGGTGTGAGCCACCACCTGGAGTTTCTTAA
- the LOC137621628 gene encoding breast cancer anti-estrogen resistance protein 3 homolog isoform X6, protein MSFELDVDTGEVNNAEAGELKKLLEWELSLDAGDLRSHAWYHGTIPRVRAEEVVIKEGEFLIRDCISQPGDYVLTCRWSAQTLHFVIQKTVVQPNTVYERIQYQLEDEAYDTIPDLVRAYVGGKRPITISSGARISTPVNRTAPLSFYASKYALQTAHTFSHGTLTRPINRSSEPTPRITGSTLRHQHSYSGPIGVGCTIVRSPAHSPPRMRRDTAPILPIKTRNNSTSRASDENFEGSTGALRDEERSCSNDGVIGPRPVVEQNKFASQSLPRKMTTKSFSVAPEHFANTPSDPNVSMRVDLTPTDKSIDDKVPQAPPPKPSRVPSFKVKPKKLPQANVPTSAISERIYAEIDETEEDDKKDGKKQSVEDLITPTESGDLENNGKSIECGTLTADTASNPRHSRLSEMYQPSGSDSGNGSGDSVQTSASDTRNRDSQASFGDSGSVHLEEDSVVDEEPVLFTMPEMNATTAFDLENFSTLLLSSIENKPLDGTAMNGVKNTLLESGSRVLAAHLTRADLELLNGTGDCDLGLGVTSGIELVTLPHGAQLRTDLIERTECLKFFVAVTILMSPDLNERAEIIHRWIQMAIDTKTAMGNLYGFTGLMLGLCMPEIQRLTNTWHTVRQKYTDSAFNFESKLRSTLKAMNECTNPQAPNTTIPHLLPFMLLCERNLDDIYSMHKHGSSILQWESTAADYGLQMLFTHLQEVRAVTQTLPLYRRNADHILSDSIIVDDLTLDMFRSEFHLKFLWGSTGATGDSEGRHAKFQRFITSLSERCEPPPGVS, encoded by the exons ATG TCGTTCGAACTCGATGTAGACACCGGCGAAGTCAACAACGCCGAAGCTGGAGAGCTGAAGAAGTTGTTGGAATGGGAGCTAAGTCTGGACGCTGGCGATCTTCGCTCTCACGCTTGGTATCACGGCACGATTCCTAGAGTGCGTGCCGAAGAAGTTGTCATCAAGGAGGGGGAGTTTCTCATTAG GGACTGCATATCTCAACCGGGCGACTATGTCCTTACGTGCCGATGGTCGGCGCAAACGCTCCATTTCGTTATACAAaag ACAGTAGTTCAACCCAACACTGTGTACGAGAGGATACAATATCAGTTGGAAGACGAAGCTTACGATACCATACCTGACTTGGTGAGGGCTTACGTGGGAGGCAAGCGACCCATCACCATTTCCTCTGGTGCTCGAATATCAACCCCCGTCAATCGTACAGCTCCACTCAGTTTTTATGCCTCTAAATACGCCCTTCAAACAGCTCACACATTCTCCCATGGCACGTTGACACGGCCAATCAATAGGTCGTCTGAACCAACACCAAG GATAACTGGAAGCACACTACGTCACCAGCATTCCTACAGTGGACCAATTGGTGTTGGTTGTACAATTGTAAGGAGTCCAGCTCACTCCCCACCTAGAATGCGAAGAGACACTGCTCCCATTTTGCCCATCAAAACTAGGAACAACAGTACTTCTAGGGCTTCTGATGAAAATTTTGAAGGTAGTACAG GTGCCTTGCGTGATGAAGAACGAAGTTGCAGCAATGATGGTGTCATTGGCCCACGTCCAGTGGTAGAGCAAAATAAATTCGCTTCTCAGTCACTACCGAGAAAAATGACCACAAAATCTTTCTCCGTGGCACCCGAGCATTTTGCAAACACGCCTTCTGACCCTAACGTTAGCATGAGAGTAGATCTCACACCCACAGACAAGTCTATTGACGACAAAGTACCCCAGGCTCCACCACCCAAACCCTCAAGGGTTCCATCCTTTAAAGTGAAACCAAAAAAATTGCCTCAGGCCAACGTACCCACTTCAGCAATATCCGAGAGAATTTATGCTGAAATCGACGAAACGGAAGAAGACGATAAGAAAGACGGCAAGAAGCAATCTGTCGAAGACCTCATAACTCCCACAGAGAGTGGAGACTTGGAAAATAATGGCAAAAGCATTGAATGCGGGACACTCACTGCAGATACAGCGTCAAATCCAAGGCACTCGCGTTTGTCAGAGATGTATCAGCCTTCTGGATCAGATTCAGGGAATGGCTCTGGGGACTCCGTACAGACTTCTGCAAGTGATACTAGAAA CCGTGACAGTCAAGCATCTTTTGGCGACAGTGGTAGCGTTCACCTAGAGGAGGATTCTGTGGTTGATGAAGAGCCAGTACTGTTCACAATGCCCGAAATGAATGCGACAACTGCATTTGACCTTGAAAATTTCAGCACTCTTCTCCTCAGCTCTATTGAAAACAAACCACTCGATGGCACAGCAATGAATGGTGTTAAAAATACCCTTTTAGAAAGTGGCTCAAG AGTTTTAGCAGCTCATCTGACAAGGGCTGACCTTGAGTTGCTGAACGGAACCGGCGATTGTGACCTGGGTCTTGGTGTTACATCTGGTATTGAACTAGTCACACTTCCCCATGGTGCTCAGTTACGGACAGACTTAATTGAAAG GACGGAGTGTTTAAAGTTCTTTGTAGCAGTCACAATTCTCATGAGCCCAGATCTGAATGAACGAGCAGAAATTATTCATCGCTGGATACAGATGGCTATTGACACAAAAACTGCGATGGGCAATCTGTATGGATTCACTGGTCTGATGCTTGGCCTTTGCATGCCTGAG ATTCAGCGGTTGACCAACACGTGGCACACAGTTCGGCAGAAGTACACCGACTCTGCATTCAATTTTGAGTCGAAACTACGGTCAACGCTGAAGGCTATGAATGAGTGTACCAACCCTCAAGCTCCAAATACAACCATTCCGCATCTCCTCCCATTCATGCTTTTATGCGAGAGAAACTTAGACGACATCTACTCCATGCACAAACat GGATCATCAATATTACAGTGGGAGAGTACAGCAGCTGATTATGGTTTGCAAATGCTCTTTACCCACCTTCAAGAAGTAAGAGCTGTAACACAAACTTTGCCTCTGTATCGTCGTAATGCAGATCACATTCTGTCAGATTCAATTATTGTAGATGACCTTACACTCGACATGTTCCGAAGCGAGTTTCACCTCAAGTTTTTGTGGGGAAGCACAGGTGCTACCGGCGACAGCGAAGGACGTCATGCAAAATTCCAGCGTTTCATTACCTCTCTGTCTGAAAGGTGTGAGCCACCACCTGGAGTTTCTTAA